The nucleotide sequence TGTCAACAGAGAAAAATTGCACTGTAGCGAAGTCATTCAGGGTTTCCATCAGTGCCAGCGCCAACCCCGCCATGATTGCTGGACGGGCCAGGGGCAGGGCAACGGTAAAAAAACTCTGCCAGGGTCCACACCCCAAGTTACGACTGGCTTCCAGGGTGGCAACCGATTGACTCAAAAACGCCGATCGCGCCAGCAGGTAAACATAGGGATACAGCACCAGGGTCAGCATGAGAATGGCTCCCCACAGCGATCGCACATTGGGGAACCAGTAATCCGCCACACTTTCCCACCCAAAGGTGTTGCGTAATCCAGTCTGGACCGGACCGTAGAACGCCAGCACCTCCGTATACACATAGGCCAGAATGTAGGCTGGAGCCGCCAGTGGCAACAGCAGCGCCCACTGAAACAGCCACCTGCCTGGAAACTGGCACATGGTCACCAGCCATGCCGTTGCAGTGCCAATCACCGTGACACCGACACCCACGCCCAGCATGAGCCAGAGAGAGTTCATCACATAGGTCCATAGAACGGTTTCTGCCAGATGTCGCCATACCTCAGCCGTATCGGCCAGGATCGTACTCAAGATCACCAGCACCGGAGCCGCCAGTAACAGGGCGATCGCCCCCACCACCACCGTCCAGAGGTAAGCCGGGAAATGACGGGCGGGCAAGGGAGCCGGAGAGGTTGGAAGATCGCTATTTACCACGACATGTCACACTATTTCGCTGTTTAATGAGAAGGAATTTCAAAAATCCCTTTACTAAGGTACCGAAATTGTTGATGATAAGTCTCAACAATTTATTTTTAATCGCTCAACTGCCTGAAATCTTCTGAAATCTTCAATGAGTCAGCCTGTTATTCTGCAACTGGAGGGCGTCACCAAATGCTTTTCGCCTCAGACGCCTGCTGCTGTCAACCACATTACCTTAAAGCTCCACCAGGGAGATATTCTGGGGCTTTTGGGTCCTTCTGGTTGCGGCAAGACAACCCTGCTTCGGTTAATTGCGGGATTTGAGCACCCCCAGTCCGGGATCATTCGGCTGAACGGACAAACCGTTGCCGGCGGTGGATACTGGTTGCCGCCAGAGCGCCGGGACGTGGGGATGGTATTTCAAGACTATGCCCTGTTTCCCCACCTGACGGTAGCTGGCAATGTTGCCTTTGGTCTGAAAAATCGACGCCAGTTTCGCCGGTTCTCTCCCCAGCAGGTGAGGCAGCGGGTGGGAGAGGTAATCGCTCTGGTGGGGCTACAGGGGCTGGAAAACCGCTACCCCCATGAGATCTCTGGTGGACAACAGCAACGGGTTGCCCTTGCCCGTGCCCTTGCCCCCCAACCAGCCCTGATTTTACTGGATGAACCCTTAAGCAATCTGGATGTCCAGGTCCGGTTGCGACTGCGCCAGCAAATTCGTGACATCCTCAAGCGGACCGGAACCTCTGCCCTGTTCGTCACCCATGACCAGGAAGAAGCCCTTTCCATCTGCGATCAGGTCGCTGTCATCCACCAGGGACAACTGGAGCAATTGGGTTCCCCAGAGACGATTTACCAGAAACCAGCCTCTCGATTTGTGGCAGAATTTGTGACCCAGGCAAATTTTCTACCGGCCCACTGGAATGGGCAGGCATGGGAGACCGAGGTGGGCTGTTTTGCAGGCAAAGGCATTGAGGGAACGGCCCCTGAGGGGCCAGGGAATGGTCACGGTTCAGGGGCAAACTCCCCCAGGACAGCGGCGAAACCATCCCTGGCTGATTTGATGATCCGGCAGGAAGATTGTTTCCTGGAGCCGGATGAAGCCGGGGTGATGGTGGTGCGCGATCGCCAGTTCCTGGGACGGGAGCATCGCTATTGTGTGGTAAATCCCTCTGGGCTGGAACTTCATGCCCGCAGTACCACGGAAAATCCCCTGCCCATTGGTACTCGCGTCAAACTCTCAGTGCTGGACTCCGCTTTGAGAGTGTTTCCAGCCGATGCTTACACTCCAACTAAATCTTCCAGTTCCTCGACACTCAGTGGCGCGGAGTTGAGATAGTAAACTGTTCCTTTCAGGGTGGAAAAAAAGTGGAGGTAGGAAGAGGGTTTACCCGGTTTTGAAACCTTATAGATCTTCATGCCTGTCTCAGAATAGTCGTCCATTTCCCCAATCTCATAGCCTTGAGCTTCAAAACGCTCCTCTAGAGTAACTGCCACCGATCGCATCTGAGTGTTTTCCAGTCGCCAGCAATCGTTCCTGGAATCTTTACAACCGGGTGTGGCTCCGTCCTCTTTCGCAAAGGTCGAAAGCAGTTCCCCTAAGCCAGCAGTTTCTGGAGAAGGTTCGGGGGTGGGAGTCAGGGAAGGGGACGGTGCTGGAGCGGGGGCTTTTGGAGTTGGGGTGGGGGTTGCCACCGGGCTGACAATAATGGTTGGGGGACGTTGGGGCAGGGATGGTTTGGGGGAAGGTTTTGCCTTTGCTACAGGCGACTTCTTCGGGATGACCCGTGGAGATCGCAGCTTTTGTAGAGGTTGCCTGGAACGCTCGACCACCTTTACGGTTTGCGCCTCAATCGGAGGGTCTGAATCAGAAACTGGCACCATGAGAATCAGCCCGTGCAGTCCCAGAGAACCGATCCAGAATAACCAAACAGCTACTTTTGTAGAGGGTAGGAAGCGTTTCACTCAGTTTAAGTTGCAGGAAAACCAAGTTTCATCTTAAGGACATTTGAGAATAGCCGTCAATAACTTGTTTGCAAAAAGCCGCACTTATGATCGCAGGTCCTTCCTGGGGAAGGTCTGCCTCAACTGTTTGACTCAAGGGTTCTACCGCGATACATGTACCTCAGTAGACTTAAAAAACCATTTACGCTCTGCCCTCTGCTCCACTTTCCCTTTGCCTTCTACCTTCTGCCTTCTCTCGATTTTGGACTTGCGATTTTAGATTTTGGATTTTGCCTTCTACCTTCTACCCTCTGCCTTCTACCTTCTGCCTCATTCCAGCAGGGAGCAGTCTGATTGGGTAAACAAACTGGCATCCAGATAACTGAGGCGAGCCAGAGGATTGAGTGCCGTTAGCACCTGGTTACCATAGTTGCGGTGAACAACACGGCTGTCGAGCAGGGCAACAATCCCCTGGTTTTCTCGCACCGGGGCGATCGCCTGCTGCAACTTACTCAACGCCTCTGGTAGCAGGTAAAGGCGAAACCAGTCCTGCCGCTGTTGCTTGTAGTGGGCAACTCGCCCGGCAATCAGCGGATTTTCCAGGGAGGGGATAGGCAGGGTAGCGATCGCCAGCAATTGAGGCGCAGGCAGCACACTCTGATGCTGTTGCCAGAACTCCCAGCCGGTCACCAGAACCCCATTGTCATCCAGGCAGGTGCGCTCGACCTGAACCCGTGAGCCAAATTCAGAGGCCAGAATCGAGCCGACCTGTGCCTTCAGGGGAACATCTCCCACAATCAGAACCGTCAAGCCCTGGGCGCTAAAACTAACCCTCAACAGCGTATGCATTTCCCGGATCAACGCGGACTGAAACTCCGGTGTATTGGGCATGGGCAGTTTATCGGGCAAGTAAAGATGGATCAGCTCGTCCTGGCGATCGCTGGCAAACTTGAGGCAGGTAAGATCGGCGAGTCCCAGCCGTTGCCGGTAAACCGTTGCCTCTGCATCCAGATCAAGTGCGCCCCCAATCAACACCATCGGCTGTTTTAACCATATGGGAGCCAGGGCAGACGCCACCTCCACTGGACCAGCGGTGAGGGAAAACTGCCCCTGCCGTCGAGCAATATCAGCCCAGAGCAGGGATGTTTCGGACTGGAGGGATTGATAGAAGCGCTGCCAGGAGTGGGGGAGCAGGGGGGCAGGCGTCAGAAGCGCCGGGGAAGTCGGAACCGGGGAAGATAGGGAAGGGATTTGCAGCGTCTGAAACAGCGCCTCTAAAATCTGGCGCTCGTAAGGTTCCAGGAGAAAACACTCGTAGGGATTGGCAGGACGCTCAAAGATGGTTTTGGTCAACTGCACACGGGCGTCTCGAATCGATTCCGTGTGACCGGGGCAGGCAAGCATTAGTTCATCCCAATCACCCGGCTGGATGGGGGTAGCCAGTTGTTCACAGGTCCAGCCTTCCAGATCGTCAACCCCATCCAGAATCGTAGGAATTCCCTCCGGGAAACGCCCGTGGCCAAACAGGCGATCGCTCAACCAGCTTGCAGGCGTTGTCAGCAGCAATCCCTGAAAGCTGGGATCGGGGAAGCGATCGCCCGTTTGAATCGGCTTACAGGATTGAATCCACTGGCGTAACTGGGGAATCTCTACCATCAGCAACCGCTGTTGTACCGCTTCAGTTGCTACCAGTACCACAGGTCCCTGCCACATCAGAACCGACACCAGATAGCTCAACCGATAACGCCCCTGGTAGCGAGAGAGCGAATCTGTTTGCATCAAAGCGCTCCGCCCCAGTCTAAGCGCCCGTGCTACCAGACGCGCCATCGTCAGGTGATGCGACCAGTAGGGCTTGCCCTGCTCGCGCAGGTAAGCACGTAATTGCTGGTGGACTTCTACCTCAATCACAGATTTCAGACCCTCGTCTACCAAATGACCTTCATTCTGACACAGATGCAAGAAGCACCGGCAACCCCAGTATCCGTAAGTTTTGCTGTCACGATGCCCAAAAGTCTACCTGCCAGTAGAGAAAGCCAGCGGCAATCTGGCTGAGGTTCTCTTGAGTTTCTCTACTGTTGTGTCCTGAGGAGTGGGGATTAATTACAGCAATTTCAAATGGGTTAACCACAATTCTGGATATTGGGTACCGGATATCAGGCATGGCAAACCCATCGGGTGAGAGCTGTAAGATGCCGTATTGAAATAGAACCACTCAGATACAGGATCACCAGGAACGTACTTTGTGTCCTTTGTGCCTTAGTGGTGCGTTTTAGATCAAGTTTCAGGGTATAAAATCCTCATTCCTGACGCTCGTGGCTACCGACATACCAGGAAAAACCAACGTTTAACTGGAACTGTCTTAATTTCTCATACCCTGAAGGCAAAGGGAATACAGCACACAACAAGGAGTTTGCCAAGCGTTGTAATCGGCGGCAGGGTACCGGGACGGGAAGAAAAATCGCAGCAACTCAATACTCCCAATATTCGATACCTAAATACCCGATACCCAATACCCAATACCCGATACCCGCTGTCTAATGAAACCCCTGAATGAAATCAACCAGGGTTGATAGGGATGGTAATTCTGGAGAATGCTCTGGCTGGCTGAATATGGGAGCATTGATGGGGTCTACCTGGTCAGCCACTCTTTTGCCAAACAGGGGATGACTGTAAATGGTCAATGTCCGGTTGCTGGAATTGACCAGCGTTGTTTTGGTCGGAGCCTGAAAGAATTGGATCTTTCCAAGGGTATTAAGAGAGTTTTCGGATAGAGTCAGTTTGTCAGATCGGGCTAATACCTGGTTGACACTGGCATTCAACGGCTGGATCTGGCTGGAATTTTCAAGGTTGCTGATGACTTCTGGAGATTGGGTTAATTTGATCAGGGCGATCGCAACCTTCTGGATGCTGGCAGCATCCTTAAATGGCAGAACAGCGATATAGGATAGCAAAAATAACTCGTAGTCAGTTTCCAGCTCAAAGGTAAGGCTGGTTCGGCGGCGACCAACCTGAATACTAGGAGAGTTAAAGGGTATCTGGTAGTGCTGAGCAATCTGGCGGTAGCTGAGGGCCAGCGCATGGTGAGCATCATGATTCAGCATGGCGTCAACTGTAATCCGGACGGCGGGGGCGGTTTCCCGAAAGAAGGGTCTGCTGGTATCCTCCCCCAGTCGATAGATTTTGCTCTGGTCGCCGTTGGGGCTGAGATCAACCCAGTCACAAATCAGCCCCTCTGTTTTAATTCCATAGCGGGGAGTCGCATACAGTTTTGCCCCCGTCAGGGTCGCTCCGCTCAGATCCGCGCCTGCCCAGTCCACCCCAATCAAATTGGCACGGGTCAGGTCTACATGAACCAGGGTTGTACCCAGCAGGGTGGCGTTGCTCAAGTTGGCCCCCGTCAGGTTTGCCCCACTTAACCGCGCCCCACTCAGGTCTGCCCCACTCAAGTCTGCCCCGCTCAGGTCCGCCCAGCGCAGATTTGCCCCAATCAAATTCGCCCCCCGCAGATTTGCCCGGCTCATGTTTGCCTGCCGCAGTTCGGCATTGCTGAGATCGGCTCCACTGAAGTCGGCACTACTGAGGTCTGTGCCATGCAGGTTTGCCTGGGAAAGGTTGGCAGCCGTAAAGGTGGACCACTTCAGGTCTGCCCGACTGAGATTGGCATGGGTCAGATTGACATGCCGCAACTTCGCGTCTTTCAGGTCTGCTCCACTGAAATTGGCCCGGCACAGGTTGGCTCCACTCAAATCCGCCCGACTCAATTCCGCGCGGACAAGAGATGCCTGACCCATTTCAGCCCCACTCAAGTCTGCCAGGGTCAGGTTGGCAACATTGAGAATCGCCTGACCAAGGTTAGCCTTACCCAGATTTGCTCCGCTGAGCCTGGCAACATTGAGCTTGGCTTTGGTCAGATTTGCTCCGCTCAGATTCGCCCCACTCAGATTTGCCACACTCAGGTTTGCTCCACTGAGATTACTTGTACTCAAGTTAGCTCCACTCAGGTTAACCTCTGTTAAGACGGCTCCGGAGAACTCTCGTTCGCCCGCTGCATATTTGCTCAGAAATTCATCAGCTTTCATCAAATTGCCTTTTAACTGTCCCAGGTTAATGCTGAAAACCCAACGTTAGCATGCCCAGATTTGAGCTAAATATGCCTGTTGGACTTTAGACTGTTGACGCTGGATGGTGTAAGCGTCTGGAGAAACAGGCATGAATATTGGCATTGTAGGGCTGGGATTGATTGGTGGATCACTGGGACTGGATTTGCGATCGCAGGGTCACCATATTTCAGGGGTGAGCCGCAAGCAGGAAACCTGCCAGCGGGCGATCGAACGTGGTGCTGTGGATGATGCCAGCACCAGTCTGAGTCTGATGGAGCGGGCGGAGGTAGTGTTTATTTGCACGCCGCTGGGGGTGATGCGCTCAACGGTTGCCGCACTCATTCCCCACCTTGCACCGGAAACCGTGTTGACCGATGTGGGGTCTGTCAAGGGCTGGGTTGTGGAGGAAATTGCTCCCCTGTGGGCAAATTTTGTGGGGGGGCACCCCATGGCAGGAACCGCCGAGAGTGGCATTGAAGCGGCTTTGCCCAATCTATTTGTGAATGCTCCCTATGTGTTGACCCCGATCGCCTCAACACCCGCCAGAGCGACCCAACTCGTTGAAGAAATTGTGCGTCCCCTGCAAGTCCAGATCTATCACTGTCAACCGGAGGAGCACGATCGCGCCGTTGCCTGGATCTCTCACCTGCCGGTCATGGTGAGTGCCAGCCTGATTGCTGCCTGCCTGGGCGAGTCCAGTCCAGCGGTTCTAGAGATGGCGAAATCCCTTGCCAGTTCAGGCTTTCGAGATACCAGTCGGGTAGGTGGAGGCAATCCAGAGTTGGGGATGATGATGGCGACCTATAATCGGAGCGCCCTGGTGCGATCCCTTCATGCCTATCGGGAAATCCTGAAC is from Leptothermofonsia sichuanensis E412 and encodes:
- a CDS encoding prephenate/arogenate dehydrogenase, whose product is MNIGIVGLGLIGGSLGLDLRSQGHHISGVSRKQETCQRAIERGAVDDASTSLSLMERAEVVFICTPLGVMRSTVAALIPHLAPETVLTDVGSVKGWVVEEIAPLWANFVGGHPMAGTAESGIEAALPNLFVNAPYVLTPIASTPARATQLVEEIVRPLQVQIYHCQPEEHDRAVAWISHLPVMVSASLIAACLGESSPAVLEMAKSLASSGFRDTSRVGGGNPELGMMMATYNRSALVRSLHAYREILNQFIHWIEQENWVALEQALQHTRQARPAFTDQGSPCQSGQASSFSQP
- a CDS encoding pentapeptide repeat-containing protein, with product MKADEFLSKYAAGEREFSGAVLTEVNLSGANLSTSNLSGANLSVANLSGANLSGANLTKAKLNVARLSGANLGKANLGQAILNVANLTLADLSGAEMGQASLVRAELSRADLSGANLCRANFSGADLKDAKLRHVNLTHANLSRADLKWSTFTAANLSQANLHGTDLSSADFSGADLSNAELRQANMSRANLRGANLIGANLRWADLSGADLSGADLSGARLSGANLTGANLSNATLLGTTLVHVDLTRANLIGVDWAGADLSGATLTGAKLYATPRYGIKTEGLICDWVDLSPNGDQSKIYRLGEDTSRPFFRETAPAVRITVDAMLNHDAHHALALSYRQIAQHYQIPFNSPSIQVGRRRTSLTFELETDYELFLLSYIAVLPFKDAASIQKVAIALIKLTQSPEVISNLENSSQIQPLNASVNQVLARSDKLTLSENSLNTLGKIQFFQAPTKTTLVNSSNRTLTIYSHPLFGKRVADQVDPINAPIFSQPEHSPELPSLSTLVDFIQGFH
- a CDS encoding helicase C-terminal domain-containing protein is translated as MVDEGLKSVIEVEVHQQLRAYLREQGKPYWSHHLTMARLVARALRLGRSALMQTDSLSRYQGRYRLSYLVSVLMWQGPVVLVATEAVQQRLLMVEIPQLRQWIQSCKPIQTGDRFPDPSFQGLLLTTPASWLSDRLFGHGRFPEGIPTILDGVDDLEGWTCEQLATPIQPGDWDELMLACPGHTESIRDARVQLTKTIFERPANPYECFLLEPYERQILEALFQTLQIPSLSSPVPTSPALLTPAPLLPHSWQRFYQSLQSETSLLWADIARRQGQFSLTAGPVEVASALAPIWLKQPMVLIGGALDLDAEATVYRQRLGLADLTCLKFASDRQDELIHLYLPDKLPMPNTPEFQSALIREMHTLLRVSFSAQGLTVLIVGDVPLKAQVGSILASEFGSRVQVERTCLDDNGVLVTGWEFWQQHQSVLPAPQLLAIATLPIPSLENPLIAGRVAHYKQQRQDWFRLYLLPEALSKLQQAIAPVRENQGIVALLDSRVVHRNYGNQVLTALNPLARLSYLDASLFTQSDCSLLE
- a CDS encoding ABC transporter ATP-binding protein gives rise to the protein MSQPVILQLEGVTKCFSPQTPAAVNHITLKLHQGDILGLLGPSGCGKTTLLRLIAGFEHPQSGIIRLNGQTVAGGGYWLPPERRDVGMVFQDYALFPHLTVAGNVAFGLKNRRQFRRFSPQQVRQRVGEVIALVGLQGLENRYPHEISGGQQQRVALARALAPQPALILLDEPLSNLDVQVRLRLRQQIRDILKRTGTSALFVTHDQEEALSICDQVAVIHQGQLEQLGSPETIYQKPASRFVAEFVTQANFLPAHWNGQAWETEVGCFAGKGIEGTAPEGPGNGHGSGANSPRTAAKPSLADLMIRQEDCFLEPDEAGVMVVRDRQFLGREHRYCVVNPSGLELHARSTTENPLPIGTRVKLSVLDSALRVFPADAYTPTKSSSSSTLSGAELR